The DNA region ACAGGTTTTGGATTCATATTTAAACCCTGTCCTCTCGCAAGAATCGCGGTTGAAATTGGAGATTACTTCAACTAACCGTTCCGGATTTTCAACATGGGACACCATTAATAACGAGGATGGATCATACACTTGCAGCTATATGGTTAAAGATGTTGGCACTTATGAGATTTGTGCTTCTTTTGATGGAATGCATTTCTTGCCATGTCCCCTCAGTATCAATGTGTATAGTAGTAAGTTCAAACAATATGCTATTTATTAATCGAGTTTCGCCAAAATATGCTTCTTTGTATTCCTTAAGGATTCTTTTGTCTGATGATATACAGATGAATATTTTCCTAAGGCCAATGATGATACATTATCGATTTGGGAAGATGAATCCATTGCCTTTGATGCCTTGGAAAATGATTATTTTGCTGGTGATAATGCAAGTATACTCGAATTCTCAAAAGTAAGATATGTTGTCGATTCGTTCTGAAACATTTTCCTAGAATTCTTTTTCCTGTTATTCTGTGATGATTCTTCATCTTATTTCTCGGTATTCTTTTGATTTATGATAAACGAAATGACCCTTTTTTGTGTTACTTTTTCAGTCAGATCATGGTTCACTTATACAGAATGGAAGGATCTTTCGCTACACACCCTATGAAGATTACTATGGAAATGATTCGTTTCGGTATACAATATCAGATATAAATGGAAATCTTGCTACGGCTTATGTGTACATTTCTGTTCTCAATATTCCACCTCAGTTTGCTTCGGCTCCAAGTCAACTGCAAGCAACAGAAGATTTGATAAGTCCTAGATTCGGGTGCGAAGAAATTATGCAATACTTTTTAGTTGATTGATTAGTCTTTTTCTCTACATTATCTTATCATTATGATCTCTTGCAGTGGTTTTTCTGGGTTTGACATAACGTATTCAAATCTATTGGAGAATATATCTGTCAATCTAAGTGCACAATCTGGAAGTATATTTCTGTCTCCGGTGTTGATGCAATTTGGAGAACCAATGTGGAGTGAACTTACGATTAATGCAGGTAGCGAAACCACAAACAGTTTAATACTAGAAGGCTCAGTGGAAGTTATTAATATCGCGCTTCAGTCACTTCAGTACCTCGGGTAATGTACAATCCACATGAAACTTTTTCATGCCAGCATGTTCGGGCATCGGTGTTGTTAATTCTTCTTTCTGTTTTGCAGAAATGAGAATTTTTACGGTGCAGATACCATTCAAGTCTCCGCGAAGAACATGAACGGAGTAAATTCTTTGAGTGTTCCGATTTTCGTTGATCCTGTCAACGATCCTCCATACATAAGAGTCCCTTACTTCATCATATTGCGGAGTGATGAAAATGAAAGACTTATCTTTGACAAAGATAAAGATAAGTTTGAGTTTTACATTGGAGATCCCGATCTTCTAACGTTCCCTGCTGGCGAGGCTCATTTCCTGATGTCGTTTTCTATGGAAGTAAGCGACGGATTATTAGCTACAAATCTTCCATTTCATTTGATCAACACAACTGAAGTGAAGCACAGGAATAACTATCAGTGGCAGTCTCTTCAAACATATGTAACCATCTCAAAGCACTTTATGGTCAAAGCCAGTGGAATCAGATTTCAAGGCACAGTAAATGACTGCAATACTGTTATGCAGGAACTCTATTATCATGTGAGTCATGTTATCACTGgttttcattatttttcttcTGTAGCACTGACACCTCTAAAAAAAGACATGTCTGTCTGATGTCGATGTGTTAGTATCAGTGTCATGTCTGATATCCATATCTGTATCTGTGTCCGTGTGTCATAGGTTTTTACTCTCTTTTTTATCCAGGGAGATGAAAATGGAGCAACATTAACATTGACATTGAATGACATGGGAAACTATGGGTGTTATCCTGATTGTGAAGAAGGAATGACAATGCCATTATATACTGAGGCTATGGTTAACTTAATGAGAAAGCAACCAATGGATTCATTTCTTGCTCACAGTAAGTTGAAGGTTTCTTAATCCGAGTTTTGTTGAAACTATCTTAATGAAAAAGTGACTTACAAGCTCATTCTATTTTGCGTAACAGCATTAGGATCGATTATCGTCATTGAATTCGTTATCATTACCTCTCTTGGATTGTTGCTTCTATACTTCACCTGCAAATGTGCAATTCTTCTTGTGCATGAAAGAAGAAAGAATGAGAAGAGGTCTTCAGAGCCATCTACAGATCAAACTTCCCAAACACAAACCGTAAGTGCATAAATTAAAGAGCGCGTTGCTAGCACTCCCTCAAAACAAATAACTCGTTCGGCCTTTCTTTTTCATTCCATTAACCAATTTTGTTTGCGTTATGTCCCGGTTACATGCAGTCAAGCATCAACATACCTGAGAATGCTACTAATTTCACTGGCTGCTGTTGGAGTTCTTCCTTGCTTCGTTTTCGTACGCAATCCTCAAGTTTTCGCCATCGGTAACTACATTGATTCATTATATAGCATTGTTGTTAGAGTTTTACAATCTCTTGAGTAATTTCATATCCAAACTTTCAGGTTCCGTCCTCCATTTGAAGTTGGAGAACCTAGCAAGAAGACAGTGAATCCATCCTCTCCTTCGACTAGTGAAACACTTCATACAGTTATTTCCAACCTCGACCACTCTTGACATTTTATAAAAACCATAGTTTAAATAAAAATGATGAATCCAGTTTCATTT from Lathyrus oleraceus cultivar Zhongwan6 chromosome 1, CAAS_Psat_ZW6_1.0, whole genome shotgun sequence includes:
- the LOC127108958 gene encoding protein GAMETE EXPRESSED 2, whose translation is MKFPLILISLYALSFFQISYSTDRSQLPMIAFSWWDDIGTFKAGETATIKVKVLENGDKIDTNIFHPIVSVNGKEGNSSYISTVLSDFEGDFDNWKISFTPIRVGLFNVLIDEDRYKVSDSSLHFQVEPGNMYPSVCLASWKGMKYEFEAGSKATIMVLLKDAFGNGISKTTQVSYMPDFKLFVLSKNGSFANELDISNMGWNEFDYIVIEFVVTKAGNFSLRVEGGNQTLNGSPLPLKVNPGVIDVSKCVANWKIEHHAWQLSSKMEIFIHQLDQYGNLVSGLYPFDVEVVERDTNLSIPIADLHFKEVEAGVQLFSFGNWEPGNFLLTIYDAKHNKSISNMPYVYTVFVGYCDGVKSVVNGSGLNDSVAGIRSEFSVYLNDMYQYPSPVEEGILQVQILKINDSYSVSPIIYPMINNNGSGMDSGVTYDGIGHTETTLSPSPSIDIGNNVRNTNIISSAFQVEYTPEKSGFYDINVYCGNIILNEGHSFRKEVKAGEVNISLSSVVRFSSKVPKLSKNEIVVQVLDSYLNPVLSQESRLKLEITSTNRSGFSTWDTINNEDGSYTCSYMVKDVGTYEICASFDGMHFLPCPLSINVYSNEYFPKANDDTLSIWEDESIAFDALENDYFAGDNASILEFSKSDHGSLIQNGRIFRYTPYEDYYGNDSFRYTISDINGNLATAYVYISVLNIPPQFASAPSQLQATEDLISPRFGGFSGFDITYSNLLENISVNLSAQSGSIFLSPVLMQFGEPMWSELTINAGSETTNSLILEGSVEVINIALQSLQYLGNENFYGADTIQVSAKNMNGVNSLSVPIFVDPVNDPPYIRVPYFIILRSDENERLIFDKDKDKFEFYIGDPDLLTFPAGEAHFLMSFSMEVSDGLLATNLPFHLINTTEVKHRNNYQWQSLQTYVTISKHFMVKASGIRFQGTVNDCNTVMQELYYHGDENGATLTLTLNDMGNYGCYPDCEEGMTMPLYTEAMVNLMRKQPMDSFLAHTLGSIIVIEFVIITSLGLLLLYFTCKCAILLVHERRKNEKRSSEPSTDQTSQTQTSSINIPENATNFTGCCWSSSLLRFRTQSSSFRHRFRPPFEVGEPSKKTVNPSSPSTSETLHTVISNLDHS